A genomic window from Paraburkholderia phytofirmans OLGA172 includes:
- the hpaR gene encoding homoprotocatechuate degradation operon regulator HpaR, translated as MLLLRAREKMMERFRPLITAHGLTEQQWRVIRALNEHGSMEPRHISEICTISSPSMAGVLARMESMELVTKERFAEDQRRVLVSLTDTSVELVRVISKDLEAHYRELERKVGPEIVERVYRAVDDLLAGLEEEDE; from the coding sequence ATGTTGCTGCTGCGCGCCAGAGAAAAAATGATGGAGCGTTTCCGCCCATTGATTACCGCGCACGGACTGACCGAACAGCAGTGGCGCGTGATTCGCGCACTCAATGAGCACGGCTCGATGGAGCCGCGCCACATCTCCGAGATCTGCACGATTTCGAGCCCGAGCATGGCCGGCGTGCTCGCGCGCATGGAGAGTATGGAACTGGTGACGAAGGAGCGTTTCGCGGAAGACCAGCGCCGCGTGCTGGTGTCGCTCACCGACACGAGCGTGGAACTGGTGCGCGTGATCTCGAAGGATCTCGAAGCGCACTATCGCGAGCTGGAGCGTAAGGTAGGGCCGGAAATCGTCGAGCGCGTGTATCGCGCGGTCGACGATCTGCTTGCCGGCCTTGAGGAAGAGGATGAGTGA
- a CDS encoding fumarylacetoacetate hydrolase family protein, which translates to MMRGRVAYAGAIHEAYPDANGVRLADGRVRREDEVVWLAPIEVGTIFALGLNYAEHAKELQFNNQEEPLVFLKGPGTVIGHRGFTRRPADVAFMHYECELAVVIGQTAQNVKRENAMQHVAGYMIANDYAIRDYLENYYRPNLRVKNRDGGTVLGPWFVDAADVDDVTQLELRTFVNGTRQQHGNTRDLVTDIPALIEYLSSFMTLAPGDVILTGTPEGIVNVNAGDEVVCEIDGLGRLVNTIASDADFGRA; encoded by the coding sequence ATGATGCGTGGCCGTGTTGCGTATGCAGGCGCGATTCACGAAGCTTATCCGGACGCCAACGGCGTACGCCTCGCCGACGGCCGCGTGCGTCGTGAGGATGAAGTGGTGTGGCTCGCACCGATCGAGGTCGGCACGATCTTCGCGCTCGGTTTGAACTATGCCGAGCACGCCAAGGAATTGCAGTTCAACAATCAGGAAGAACCTTTGGTCTTTCTCAAAGGCCCGGGCACGGTGATTGGTCACCGCGGCTTCACGCGCCGCCCCGCCGATGTCGCCTTTATGCACTACGAGTGCGAGCTGGCTGTCGTGATCGGCCAAACCGCGCAGAACGTCAAGCGTGAAAACGCCATGCAGCATGTGGCCGGCTACATGATCGCCAACGACTACGCGATCCGCGACTATCTGGAAAACTATTACCGCCCCAACCTGCGCGTGAAGAATCGCGACGGCGGCACGGTGCTCGGTCCCTGGTTCGTCGACGCCGCCGATGTCGACGACGTCACGCAACTCGAATTGCGCACGTTCGTGAATGGCACGCGGCAGCAACACGGCAACACGCGCGACCTCGTCACCGATATCCCGGCGTTGATCGAATACCTGAGCAGCTTCATGACCCTCGCACCCGGCGACGTGATCCTGACCGGCACGCCGGAAGGCATCGTCAACGTCAATGCGGGTGACGAAGTGGTCTGCGAAATCGACGGGCTTGGCCGTCTCGTCAATACGATTGCATCCGACGCGGACTTCGGCCGCGCCTGA
- a CDS encoding CoA-acylating methylmalonate-semialdehyde dehydrogenase — translation MNAVNEQAKLSVQQLGHYIGGAPAASISGRFKDVFNPATGKVTGSVALASVEEVDAAVQAAKAAFPAWSETAPIKRARILFKFKELLNQHHDELAMLITREHGKVFTDAQGEVVRGIEVVEFACGIPNLLKTDFTDQIGGGIDNWNLRQALGVVAGITPFNFPVMVPMWMFPVALACGNTFVLKPSERDPSASLRIAELLKEAGLPDGVFNVVNGDKVAVDALIAHPDVAALSFVGSTPIAEYIYTEASKRGKRVQALGGAKNHLVVMPDADLDQAVDALIGAAYGSAGERCMAISVAVAVGHVADELIERLVPRVKSLVIKNGENLDAEMGPLVTAEHKAKVAGYIDSGVAEGAKLIVDGRAHPVANEDGFFIGGTLFDQVGTQMKIYKEEIFGPVLAVVRVPDFASAVELINAHEFGNGVSLFTSDGGVARAFGRQIQVGMVGINVPIPVPMAWHSFGGWKRSLFGDHHAYGEEGVRFYTRYKSIMQRWPDSIAKGAEFTMPVAK, via the coding sequence ATGAATGCAGTGAACGAACAAGCGAAGTTGTCGGTGCAGCAGTTGGGCCATTACATCGGCGGCGCGCCGGCAGCGTCGATTAGCGGCCGCTTCAAGGACGTGTTCAATCCCGCCACGGGCAAGGTGACCGGCTCGGTCGCATTGGCGTCGGTTGAGGAAGTGGATGCGGCGGTGCAGGCCGCCAAGGCCGCCTTTCCCGCCTGGAGCGAAACTGCGCCGATCAAGCGCGCCCGCATTCTGTTCAAGTTCAAGGAGTTGCTGAACCAGCATCACGACGAACTCGCCATGCTGATCACGCGTGAACACGGCAAGGTGTTCACGGACGCGCAAGGCGAAGTGGTGCGCGGCATCGAAGTGGTCGAGTTCGCCTGCGGTATTCCGAACCTGCTGAAGACCGATTTCACCGACCAGATCGGCGGTGGCATCGATAACTGGAACCTGCGTCAGGCGCTGGGCGTGGTAGCGGGGATCACGCCGTTCAATTTCCCGGTGATGGTGCCGATGTGGATGTTCCCGGTGGCGCTCGCTTGCGGCAACACGTTCGTGCTGAAGCCGTCGGAGCGTGACCCGTCGGCGTCGTTGCGCATTGCTGAATTGTTGAAGGAAGCCGGTCTGCCGGACGGCGTGTTCAACGTCGTGAACGGCGACAAGGTAGCCGTGGATGCGCTGATCGCGCACCCGGACGTCGCGGCGCTGTCGTTTGTCGGGTCAACGCCGATTGCCGAATACATCTATACGGAAGCGTCGAAGCGCGGCAAGCGTGTGCAGGCGCTCGGCGGCGCGAAGAATCATCTGGTGGTGATGCCGGACGCCGATCTGGACCAGGCGGTCGACGCCTTGATCGGCGCCGCCTACGGTTCTGCAGGTGAGCGCTGCATGGCGATTTCGGTCGCGGTGGCGGTTGGCCATGTCGCCGATGAACTGATCGAGCGCCTCGTGCCGCGCGTGAAGTCGCTGGTGATCAAGAACGGCGAAAACCTCGACGCCGAAATGGGTCCGTTGGTTACCGCCGAACATAAGGCCAAGGTGGCCGGCTATATCGATTCGGGCGTGGCGGAAGGCGCGAAACTGATTGTCGATGGCCGCGCGCATCCGGTTGCGAATGAAGACGGCTTCTTTATCGGCGGGACGCTGTTCGACCAGGTCGGCACGCAGATGAAGATCTACAAGGAAGAGATCTTCGGCCCGGTGCTGGCCGTTGTGCGCGTGCCCGATTTCGCGAGCGCGGTCGAGTTGATCAACGCGCACGAGTTTGGCAACGGTGTGTCGCTCTTCACGTCGGATGGCGGCGTGGCGCGCGCGTTCGGCCGGCAGATCCAGGTGGGCATGGTCGGCATCAATGTACCGATCCCGGTGCCGATGGCATGGCACTCGTTCGGCGGCTGGAAGCGCTCGCTGTTCGGCGACCACCACGCGTATGGTGAAGAGGGCGTGCGTTTCTATACGCGCTACAAGAGCATCATGCAGCGCTGGCCGGATAGCATCGCGAAGGGTGCCGAGTTCACGATGCCGGTCGCCAAGTAA
- a CDS encoding DUF4279 domain-containing protein, with protein MDTPLAYASFSIYQDAEPPDFWTAYFNVLPDRSGVKGELKVLPSGRVSESRWRFGYWSVSSEAAVRSNRLEPHLRYLVERLGLPRDDLRATIARTDARMRFFCYWHNETGDRVPDVPDDIRVMMESLGGTIEIDEYR; from the coding sequence ATGGATACCCCCCTCGCATACGCGTCTTTTTCAATCTATCAGGATGCCGAACCCCCAGATTTCTGGACCGCGTATTTCAATGTGCTGCCAGATCGCTCCGGCGTGAAAGGCGAACTCAAGGTCTTGCCGTCAGGCCGTGTCAGCGAAAGCAGATGGCGCTTCGGCTACTGGAGCGTTAGCAGTGAAGCAGCAGTAAGGAGCAACCGACTTGAGCCGCACCTCAGGTACCTGGTCGAGCGGCTTGGACTGCCTCGGGACGACTTGCGCGCGACCATCGCGAGAACCGACGCGCGCATGCGGTTCTTCTGTTATTGGCACAACGAGACGGGCGATCGTGTACCCGACGTCCCTGACGATATTCGCGTAATGATGGAGTCGCTTGGCGGCACTATCGAAATCGACGAGTATCGGTAG
- a CDS encoding fumarylacetoacetate hydrolase family protein has product MFALADHLLHPEGDALPRDVDADTVAALLARGMACRAPVSGAVYGTLLNDRAALEALGDAVHATPYKAPPQAPILYLKPRNSFAGHRARVVVPDDALGVEVGASLGIVIGRTATRVGAGQAFDYIAGYTLVADLSVPHASVYRPSVRFRARDGFCVIGPAVVAARHIATPDDLTIKVSLPGREVFTASTASSVRKAAQLIADVTDFMTLSAGDVITLGVPYGSPIAHIGNTATLSIGGLAPLEVSFAGAEEQDGEQP; this is encoded by the coding sequence ATGTTTGCATTAGCCGATCACCTGTTGCACCCCGAAGGCGACGCGCTGCCTCGCGACGTGGATGCGGACACTGTTGCCGCGCTGCTCGCACGCGGCATGGCCTGCCGCGCACCCGTTTCCGGCGCTGTCTATGGAACCTTGCTGAACGACCGCGCCGCGCTGGAAGCATTGGGCGATGCGGTGCATGCCACACCGTATAAAGCACCGCCGCAAGCGCCGATTCTCTATCTGAAGCCGCGCAATAGCTTTGCCGGTCATCGCGCACGTGTCGTCGTGCCTGATGATGCATTGGGTGTGGAAGTCGGCGCTTCGCTGGGTATCGTGATTGGCCGCACTGCAACACGCGTCGGCGCCGGCCAGGCGTTCGACTATATCGCCGGCTACACGCTGGTCGCCGACCTGAGCGTGCCGCATGCGAGCGTGTACCGGCCCTCGGTACGGTTCCGGGCACGCGACGGCTTTTGCGTGATCGGACCGGCGGTGGTTGCAGCGCGTCATATTGCTACGCCCGACGATCTGACGATCAAGGTTTCGCTTCCAGGACGTGAGGTCTTCACGGCGAGTACTGCATCGTCGGTACGCAAGGCCGCGCAATTGATTGCGGACGTAACCGATTTCATGACACTGAGCGCCGGTGACGTCATCACGCTCGGCGTGCCTTATGGTTCTCCCATCGCCCATATCGGCAACACGGCCACGCTATCGATTGGCGGATTGGCGCCGCTCGAAGTATCGTTTGCCGGTGCAGAAGAACAAGATGGGGAACAGCCATGA
- a CDS encoding MFS transporter, protein MSGTFRSLRTFNYRVWASGAIVSNIGTWMQRTAQDWLVLTELTHHNATSVGIVMSLQFGPQMLLLPLTGYAADHFDRRKLLFATQAAMGTLALCLGLLTVTGLVQLWQVYVFAGLLGCVTAFDSPARQTFVSDLVGEADLSNAVALNSTSFNAARMIGPAVAGLLIASVGTGWVFLINALSFVAVLGSLRMLRLSELNLKPRAIRTRGSFVEGFKYVWTRPDLKAALLMLFLIGTFGLNFPIFISTMSVTAFHAGASQYGVLSSTMAVGSVTGALLAARRAKPRMALLLGAAAIFGVGCTVAALMPNYVLFGLALVVIGVSTQTFTTSTNSLVQLSTEPAMRGRVIAILLAIALGGTPLGAPVVGWVADRFGPRWALGVGAASGFAAAIVGLIYLVKYRQLRVYVEAGRLRYSIDDPRQAPPYVSPATAVQNAVLSEAEEDSSAGV, encoded by the coding sequence GTGAGCGGCACCTTCCGTTCGCTGCGCACGTTCAACTACCGGGTCTGGGCCAGCGGCGCGATCGTCTCCAACATCGGGACATGGATGCAGCGCACGGCGCAGGACTGGCTCGTGCTCACGGAACTCACGCATCACAATGCAACGTCCGTAGGCATTGTGATGTCGCTGCAGTTCGGGCCGCAAATGCTCCTGCTGCCCCTAACCGGCTATGCGGCCGATCATTTCGACCGCCGCAAGCTGCTATTCGCCACCCAGGCGGCAATGGGCACGCTGGCCTTATGCCTCGGGCTTCTCACCGTTACCGGCCTCGTCCAGTTATGGCAGGTCTATGTGTTTGCGGGCTTGCTCGGCTGCGTCACCGCATTCGATTCACCGGCGCGTCAGACCTTCGTCTCCGATCTGGTGGGAGAAGCCGATCTGTCGAACGCGGTCGCGTTGAACTCCACCTCGTTCAACGCAGCGCGCATGATCGGGCCCGCGGTCGCGGGGCTGTTGATCGCCTCCGTGGGCACCGGCTGGGTGTTTCTGATCAACGCGCTCTCTTTCGTCGCCGTGCTCGGTTCGCTGCGCATGCTGCGCCTCAGCGAACTGAATCTGAAACCGCGTGCGATACGCACACGCGGCAGCTTCGTGGAAGGCTTCAAGTATGTGTGGACGCGCCCCGATCTGAAGGCCGCGCTCTTGATGCTGTTTCTGATCGGCACTTTCGGGCTGAACTTCCCGATCTTCATCTCCACCATGTCGGTCACCGCCTTTCATGCAGGCGCGAGTCAATACGGCGTGCTGAGCTCGACCATGGCGGTCGGCTCGGTGACCGGTGCGCTGCTCGCCGCACGCAGAGCGAAACCTCGCATGGCCCTTCTGCTCGGCGCAGCGGCGATTTTCGGCGTGGGCTGCACGGTCGCCGCGCTAATGCCGAACTATGTGCTGTTCGGGCTTGCACTCGTCGTGATCGGCGTGTCGACGCAGACGTTCACCACGTCGACGAACAGCCTCGTGCAACTTAGCACCGAGCCGGCCATGCGCGGCCGGGTGATCGCGATCCTGCTGGCCATCGCGCTTGGCGGCACGCCGCTCGGCGCGCCGGTCGTGGGCTGGGTCGCGGATCGCTTCGGCCCGCGTTGGGCGCTCGGGGTCGGCGCTGCATCGGGTTTCGCGGCGGCGATCGTCGGCTTGATCTATCTGGTGAAGTATCGGCAGCTGCGCGTGTATGTCGAGGCGGGCCGGTTGCGCTACAGCATCGACGACCCGCGCCAGGCGCCGCCTTATGTCAGCCCTGCCACGGCGGTGCAGAATGCCGTGTTGAGCGAAGCGGAAGAAGATTCGTCCGCTGGCGTTTAA
- a CDS encoding MFS transporter, whose amino-acid sequence METNASAGGRERRSQARKATASGWIGSALEYYDFFIYAQAAALIFPQLFFPSGNPKIAIVASLATYGVGYVARPIGAVVLGHWGDTHGRKNVLLVCMFLMGLSTMAVGFLPTYRQVGLLAPALLVVLRLIQGFAVAGEISGASSMILEHAPFGRRGYYASFTLQGVQAGQILAAAVFLPLAYFMEESAFNSWGWRIPFLLSSVVLIAGYIIRREVHETPAFTKEDASGAIPRSPIVEAFRYNWGDMLRVVGCSLMNVIPVVATIFGAAYAVQPSYGIGFSKSVYLWIPVIGNIVAVLVIPYVGNLSDRIGRRLPIIVGALGAGLLSFGYLYAISIKNVPLAMVMSILMWGIIYQGYNAIFPSFFPELFPTRSRVSAMAIGQNIGTTITALLPALFAYVAPPGSHDVPLTIGAITFAITIVAAVTAWSARENFRVKLSDLGERNAVPIDKHEYELQRAQTMAEAKKALV is encoded by the coding sequence ATGGAAACGAACGCATCGGCAGGCGGCCGCGAGCGTCGCTCGCAGGCTCGCAAGGCGACCGCTAGCGGCTGGATCGGCTCGGCGCTCGAATACTACGATTTCTTCATCTACGCGCAGGCAGCGGCCCTTATCTTTCCTCAGTTGTTCTTTCCATCCGGCAATCCGAAGATCGCCATCGTCGCATCGCTCGCGACCTATGGCGTCGGCTATGTTGCGCGGCCCATCGGCGCGGTCGTGCTGGGGCACTGGGGCGACACGCACGGCCGGAAAAACGTCCTGCTGGTATGCATGTTCCTGATGGGCCTCTCGACGATGGCGGTCGGCTTTCTGCCCACCTACCGCCAGGTGGGCCTGCTTGCACCGGCACTGCTAGTCGTTCTCCGCCTGATCCAGGGTTTTGCCGTGGCCGGCGAAATCTCGGGCGCGAGCTCCATGATTCTCGAACATGCACCGTTCGGGCGGCGCGGCTACTACGCAAGCTTCACGCTGCAAGGCGTGCAAGCGGGGCAGATTCTCGCCGCGGCCGTATTCCTGCCACTCGCCTACTTCATGGAAGAGAGCGCGTTCAACTCGTGGGGCTGGCGGATTCCGTTTCTGTTGAGTTCGGTGGTGCTGATTGCCGGCTACATCATTCGCCGCGAGGTCCATGAAACGCCGGCTTTCACCAAGGAAGACGCCAGCGGCGCCATACCCAGGTCACCGATCGTCGAAGCCTTCCGTTATAACTGGGGGGATATGTTGCGGGTGGTCGGCTGCTCGCTGATGAACGTGATCCCTGTCGTCGCCACCATTTTCGGCGCGGCGTATGCGGTTCAGCCATCGTACGGCATCGGCTTTTCCAAGAGTGTCTATCTGTGGATTCCGGTAATCGGCAACATCGTCGCCGTGCTGGTGATTCCCTACGTGGGCAATCTGTCCGACCGGATCGGACGCCGCCTGCCAATCATCGTCGGCGCGCTCGGCGCGGGGCTGCTCTCGTTCGGCTATCTCTACGCGATCAGCATCAAGAACGTGCCGCTCGCGATGGTCATGTCGATCCTTATGTGGGGCATCATCTATCAAGGCTATAACGCCATCTTTCCGAGTTTCTTTCCGGAGCTGTTCCCGACCCGCTCACGCGTGTCCGCGATGGCGATCGGCCAGAACATCGGCACCACGATTACCGCGCTGCTGCCGGCGCTGTTCGCCTATGTGGCGCCGCCCGGATCGCACGATGTTCCGCTCACCATCGGCGCAATCACCTTTGCCATCACGATCGTTGCAGCGGTAACGGCCTGGAGCGCACGCGAGAACTTCCGCGTCAAGCTGAGCGACCTGGGCGAACGCAATGCCGTTCCGATCGACAAGCACGAATACGAACTGCAGCGGGCCCAGACCATGGCTGAGGCCAAGAAAGCGCTCGTATAA